A genomic segment from Microbulbifer elongatus encodes:
- the carB gene encoding carbamoyl-phosphate synthase large subunit: MPKRTDIKSILIIGAGPIVIGQACEFDYSGAQACKALREEGFRVILVNSNPATIMTDPAMADATYIEPVEWKTVAKIIEKERPDAILPTMGGQTALNCALALDKHGVLKKFGCELIGADKDAIEKAEDRDLFDKAMKAIGLETPRAKIVHSMEEAKKVPEEFGFPVIIRPSFTMGGSGGGVAYNWPEFEEICKRGLDLSPTNELLIDESLLGWKEYEMEVVRDKNDNCIIVCAIENFDPMGVHTGDSITVAPAQTLTDKEYQLMRNASIAVLREIGVETGGSNVQFGMDPKTGRMVVIEMNPRVSRSSALASKATGFPIAKVAAKLAVGYTLDELQNDITGGATPASFEPSIDYVVTKIPRFTFEKFGEADARLTTQMKSVGEVMAIGRNFQESLQKALRGLEVGSFGFEPKVDPAEAGSMERLRRELSVPGAERIWYVGDAFRVGMSIDEVYELSGIDPWFLVQIKELMDIEEPLKSMPTSALTSETMRYLKRKGFSDKRLADLLGVSQKTVREFRHKLGVFPAYKRVDTCAAEFATSTAYMYSTYDEECEAEPTDKKKIMVLGGGPNRIGQGIEFDYCCVHAALAMREDGYETIMVNCNPETVSTDYDTSDRLYFEPVTLEDVLEIVRKEKPVGVIVQFGGQTPLNLARFLANEGVPIIGTTPEQIDRAEDRERFQQMIMRLGLKQPQNAIVRSEFEAIQRAKEVGYPLVVRPSYVLGGRAMEIVYKEDELKTYMKEAVEVSDEAPVLLDHFLHSAIEVDIDAVSDGKDVVIGAIMQHIEQCGVHSGDSACSLPPYSLPAEVQDLMREQVKAMARELGVVGLMNTQLAYQDGEIYVIEVNPRASRTVPFVSKCIGTSLAKIAARCQSGISLKEQGFTEEIVPDYFSVKESVFPFNKFPKVDPILGPEMKSTGEVMGVGESFAEAFDKGLIGAGDALPESGKVFISVRDVDKPGVLDVARELVGLGFELVATRGTAKVLQEADIPVKTVNKMSEGRPHIVDAIKNDEIALVVNTTEGRQAIRDSADIRRSAENHQVCYTTTLAAARAMAMSMQIAEPHKVRSLQELHQRVVRLQD, from the coding sequence ATGCCAAAACGCACAGACATTAAAAGCATTCTGATCATCGGCGCGGGCCCCATCGTCATCGGTCAGGCCTGTGAATTTGACTACTCCGGTGCCCAGGCCTGTAAGGCCCTGCGGGAAGAGGGGTTCCGGGTGATCCTGGTGAATTCCAACCCGGCCACCATCATGACCGACCCGGCCATGGCGGACGCCACTTACATCGAACCGGTGGAGTGGAAGACCGTTGCCAAGATCATCGAGAAAGAGCGCCCGGACGCGATCCTGCCCACCATGGGCGGGCAGACCGCACTGAACTGTGCGCTGGCGCTGGACAAGCACGGGGTGCTCAAGAAGTTCGGTTGTGAGTTGATCGGTGCGGACAAAGACGCCATCGAAAAAGCGGAAGACCGCGACCTGTTCGACAAGGCGATGAAGGCCATTGGCCTGGAAACCCCGCGCGCCAAGATCGTCCACTCCATGGAGGAAGCGAAAAAAGTACCGGAAGAGTTCGGCTTCCCGGTAATCATTCGCCCGTCCTTCACCATGGGCGGTTCCGGTGGTGGTGTGGCCTACAACTGGCCGGAATTTGAAGAGATCTGCAAACGCGGTCTCGACCTGTCGCCCACCAACGAGCTGCTGATCGACGAATCCCTGCTCGGCTGGAAAGAGTACGAGATGGAAGTTGTGCGTGACAAAAACGACAACTGCATCATCGTCTGTGCCATCGAGAACTTCGACCCCATGGGCGTGCACACCGGTGACTCCATTACCGTAGCTCCGGCCCAGACCCTCACCGACAAGGAATACCAGCTGATGCGGAATGCATCCATCGCGGTATTGCGCGAGATCGGTGTGGAAACCGGTGGCTCCAATGTGCAGTTCGGTATGGACCCGAAAACCGGCCGCATGGTGGTGATCGAGATGAACCCGCGGGTGTCCCGCTCCTCCGCACTGGCCTCCAAGGCCACCGGCTTCCCGATCGCCAAGGTTGCAGCCAAGCTGGCGGTGGGTTACACCCTGGACGAACTGCAGAACGACATTACCGGTGGTGCAACGCCTGCGTCCTTCGAGCCGTCCATCGATTATGTCGTTACCAAGATCCCGCGCTTCACCTTCGAGAAATTCGGTGAAGCGGATGCGCGCCTGACCACCCAGATGAAGTCTGTGGGTGAGGTGATGGCCATCGGGCGGAACTTTCAGGAGTCCCTGCAGAAAGCCCTGCGTGGCCTGGAAGTGGGCTCCTTTGGTTTCGAACCGAAGGTTGACCCGGCAGAAGCGGGCTCCATGGAGCGTCTGCGCCGCGAACTCTCGGTGCCCGGCGCTGAGCGTATCTGGTACGTGGGCGACGCCTTCCGTGTGGGCATGAGTATCGATGAGGTTTACGAACTGTCCGGTATCGACCCCTGGTTCCTGGTGCAGATCAAGGAGCTGATGGACATCGAAGAGCCGCTCAAGTCCATGCCCACCTCGGCGCTTACCAGTGAAACCATGCGCTATCTCAAGCGCAAAGGGTTTTCAGACAAGCGCCTGGCGGATCTATTGGGGGTGAGCCAGAAAACCGTGCGCGAATTCCGCCACAAGCTGGGTGTTTTCCCCGCGTACAAGCGCGTGGATACCTGTGCGGCAGAATTCGCCACCAGCACCGCTTACATGTACTCCACCTACGATGAGGAGTGTGAAGCGGAGCCCACGGACAAGAAAAAAATCATGGTACTCGGCGGCGGCCCCAACCGGATTGGCCAGGGTATCGAGTTTGACTATTGCTGTGTGCACGCGGCGCTGGCCATGCGTGAAGACGGGTACGAGACCATTATGGTCAACTGTAACCCGGAGACGGTATCCACCGATTACGACACTTCCGATCGCCTTTATTTCGAGCCGGTGACGCTGGAAGACGTGCTGGAAATCGTGCGCAAAGAAAAACCGGTGGGTGTCATCGTGCAGTTCGGTGGCCAGACCCCGCTGAACCTGGCGCGTTTCCTGGCCAACGAAGGTGTACCGATTATCGGGACCACCCCGGAACAGATCGACCGCGCGGAAGACCGTGAGCGCTTCCAGCAGATGATTATGCGCCTGGGGCTCAAGCAGCCGCAGAACGCCATCGTGCGCTCCGAGTTCGAAGCCATCCAGCGAGCGAAAGAAGTGGGCTACCCGCTGGTGGTGCGCCCGTCCTACGTACTGGGCGGCCGCGCCATGGAGATCGTCTACAAGGAAGACGAACTCAAGACCTACATGAAGGAAGCGGTGGAAGTCTCCGACGAAGCGCCGGTATTACTCGACCACTTCCTGCACTCGGCCATTGAGGTGGATATCGACGCGGTATCCGACGGCAAAGATGTGGTGATTGGCGCGATCATGCAGCACATCGAACAGTGTGGCGTGCACTCCGGTGACTCTGCCTGCTCCCTGCCGCCCTACAGCCTCCCGGCAGAGGTACAGGACTTGATGCGCGAGCAGGTCAAAGCCATGGCCCGAGAACTGGGCGTGGTTGGTCTGATGAATACCCAGCTGGCTTATCAGGACGGCGAGATCTATGTGATCGAGGTGAACCCGCGGGCATCCCGTACCGTACCGTTTGTGTCCAAGTGTATCGGTACCTCGCTCGCCAAGATCGCCGCGCGCTGTCAGTCCGGCATCAGCCTGAAAGAACAGGGCTTTACCGAGGAGATCGTGCCGGATTACTTCTCCGTCAAGGAGTCGGTCTTCCCGTTCAACAAGTTCCCGAAGGTGGACCCCATCCTCGGCCCGGAAATGAAATCCACCGGCGAGGTGATGGGCGTGGGCGAGAGCTTCGCCGAAGCCTTCGACAAAGGCCTGATCGGCGCTGGCGACGCACTGCCGGAATCCGGTAAGGTGTTTATCTCCGTGCGCGATGTGGACAAGCCCGGTGTGCTGGACGTGGCACGGGAACTGGTCGGCCTCGGTTTCGAGCTGGTGGCTACCCGCGGAACCGCCAAGGTCTTGCAAGAAGCGGATATTCCCGTTAAAACGGTAAACAAGATGAGCGAAGGGCGCCCGCATATCGTCGACGCCATCAAGAACGACGAAATTGCGCTGGTGGTGAATACCACCGAGGGCCGCCAGGCCATCCGCGATTCCGCCGATATCCGCCGCAGTGCGGAAAACCACCAGGTTTGCTACACCACCACCCTGGCAGCCGCGCGCGCCATGGCAATGTCGATGCAGATTGCTGAACCGCACAAGGTACGCAGCTTGCAGGAGTTGCACCAGCGTGTAGTACGTCTGCAGGACTGA
- the carA gene encoding glutamine-hydrolyzing carbamoyl-phosphate synthase small subunit, with product MPSTTPALLVLADGSVFRGRAIGAEGSTVGEVVFNTSMTGYQEILTDPSYARQIVTLTYPHIGNTGTNAEDEECAEIWSAGLVIRDLPLLASSFRNEQSLEDYLKARNIVGIADIDTRRLTRILRDKGAQSGCIVAGDNVDEAEALKKAQEFAGLKGMDLAKVVSTKEKYDFNEGTWALGQGHKPAPATQPFNVVAYDYGVKRNILRMLVDRGCSITVVPAETPASEVLAMNPDGVFLSNGPGDPEPCDYAIKAIKEILDAGLPTYGICLGHQLLGLAVGAKSAKMKFGHHGGNHPVQDLNSTKVMITAQNHGFAVDMDSLPENVEVTHTSLFDGTLQGIRLKDKPAFSFQGHPEASPGPHDVAPLFDQFIEMMEARR from the coding sequence ATGCCCAGCACCACCCCGGCACTGTTGGTGCTCGCCGATGGCAGTGTCTTTCGCGGTCGCGCCATTGGCGCGGAAGGTTCAACCGTTGGTGAGGTGGTTTTCAACACCTCCATGACCGGTTATCAGGAAATTCTGACTGACCCGTCCTATGCCCGCCAGATCGTTACCCTCACTTACCCGCATATCGGCAACACCGGCACCAACGCCGAAGACGAAGAGTGCGCGGAAATCTGGTCTGCCGGTCTGGTGATTCGCGACCTGCCGCTGCTGGCTTCCAGCTTCCGCAACGAGCAGTCCCTCGAGGATTACCTGAAGGCGCGCAATATCGTCGGCATCGCCGATATCGATACCCGTCGCCTCACCCGCATCCTGCGTGACAAGGGTGCCCAGAGCGGCTGCATCGTTGCCGGCGACAATGTGGACGAAGCCGAAGCCCTGAAAAAGGCCCAGGAATTTGCCGGCCTCAAGGGAATGGACCTGGCGAAAGTGGTCTCCACCAAGGAGAAGTACGACTTCAACGAAGGCACCTGGGCGCTCGGCCAGGGCCACAAGCCGGCACCGGCGACCCAGCCGTTTAACGTGGTGGCCTACGACTACGGTGTAAAGCGCAATATCCTGCGCATGCTCGTGGATCGCGGTTGCAGTATTACGGTAGTGCCGGCGGAAACCCCGGCGTCCGAGGTGCTGGCAATGAATCCGGACGGTGTCTTCCTGTCCAACGGCCCCGGTGACCCCGAGCCCTGTGACTACGCCATCAAGGCGATCAAGGAAATTCTCGACGCGGGCCTGCCCACCTACGGTATCTGCCTGGGGCATCAGCTGCTGGGCCTGGCGGTGGGTGCCAAGTCTGCGAAAATGAAGTTCGGTCACCACGGCGGCAACCACCCGGTGCAGGACCTGAACTCCACCAAGGTAATGATCACCGCGCAGAACCACGGTTTTGCGGTGGATATGGACTCCCTGCCGGAAAATGTGGAAGTTACCCACACGTCTCTGTTCGACGGCACCCTGCAAGGCATCCGCCTGAAGGACAAGCCGGCGTTCAGTTTCCAGGGCCACCCGGAAGCGAGCCCGGGTCCACACGACGTGGCGCCGCTGTTCGACCAGTTTATCGAGATGATGGAAGCGCGCCGCTAA